The Nonlabens sp. Hel1_33_55 genome contains the following window.
CATGATCAAGAAAACGGCAGACCTTATTAATGACAAGAAACTGGACGGCATAGCATCCATACGCGATGAGTCTGACAGAAAGGGAATGCGTATCGTTTATGTATTGAAACGTGATGCGATACCTAACATCGTTGTAAACACGCTTTACAAGCATACCGCATTACAATCATCATTTAGCGTTAACAATATTGCCTTAGTCAACGGTCGTCCAGAAATGCTGAACGTCAAGCAAATGATCCACCATTTTGTGGAGCATCGCCATGAGGTTGTAGTACGACGTACCACATATGAGTTGCGCAAGGCAGAAGAGCGTGCCCACATCCTTGAAGGATTGATTATTGCGAGTGATAATATTGATGAGGTCATCAAAATTATTAGAGCTAGTTCTAACGGCGAAGAAGCTCGTGAAAACCTGATCAAACGTTTTGAACTTTCTGAAATTCAGGCAAGAGCCATAGTTGAAATGCGACTGCGTCAACTAACTGGTCTGGAGCAGGACAAACTAAGAACAGAATATAATGACCTATTAGTCACCATCGCCGACTTAAAAGACATTCTAGCTAAGAAAGAACGCAGAATGGAAATCATCAAAGAAGAACTTGCTGAAATACGCGAGAAGTACGGTGATGAAAGAAGATCTCAAATTGAGTATGCTGGAGGTGATTTGAGTATTGAGGATATGATTCCTGATGAGCAGGTAGTAATTACCATTTCACATGCCGGTTATATCAAAAGAACAAGTCTTACTGAATATAAAACCCAAAACCGAGGTGGTGTAGGGCAGAAGGCAAGTACTACCAGGGATGAGGATTTCCTAGAAGATATTTTTGTGGGAACTAACCATCAATACATGCTCTTCTTTACCGAGAAAGGAAAGTGTTTCTGGATGCGAGTCTTTGAAATCCCTGAAGGTAGCCGTACCTCAAAAGGTAGAGCGATCCAAAACCTTATTAATATCGAGCAGGATGATAATGTAAAAGCTGTCATTTGTACTCAAGATATAAAGGATGAAGAATACATCAACAGTCACTATGTTATTATGTGTACTAAAAAAGGTACCGTCAAGAAAACTTCTCTCGAGCAATACTCTAGACCACGTACGAATGGTATCAACGCCATAACTATTAAGGATGGCGATACGCTGCTAGAAGCAAAACTGACTACTGGAGATAGCCAGATCATGTTAGGTCTCAAAAGCGGTAAAGCCATTAGATTTGATGAGAAGAAAACGCGATCCATGGGTAGAAACGCTAGCGGTGTTCGCGGTATAAGACTTGCAAACGATAAGGATGAAGTGATAGGAATGGTTGCAGTTAATGATTTGGACTCTGAGATTCTCGTTGTTTCAGAAAAAGGTTATGGTAAACGCTCCAGCCTTGAAGATTATCGTGAAACCAATCGTGGTGGTAAAGGTGTAAAAACAATATCTGTCACTGAGAAAACTGGTGGTTTAGTAGCGCTTAAAAATGTAACAGATGACGATGGTTTAATGATTATTAACAAATCGGGTATTGCAATTCGCATAGATGTTTCAGATCTTAGAGTCATGGGACGCGCAACTCAAGGTGTTCGTTTGATTAAAGTCAAAGGTGATGATAGCATTGCCGCTGTCGCGAAAGTTGCTAATGAAGAGGACGAGGACGAGGAGCAAACAGCAGAGGATGCTACCAACTCAAGCGATACGGAAGATGGCACAACCCTTGCAACTGATGATAGTGAAGAATAAAAACTAAAGAACTACAATTATGAATTATAGGTTATTAATATTAGGACTGGCATTTTCAAGCCTTGCTTTTGCTCAGAAACGAGAGATAAGAAAGATAGAAAAAGCCGTTGAGGATAATGATTACAAAGAGGCTTCTTCTTTATTTAGCGAAATTAATGAGAGTGAAGTAGAGGAAAAATATGTGGCAGACTATACTTATTTCAAGGCCGTTACAATGTTAGGAAATCCTAATAGAGTGACCGCAAGTGGTAAAGAATTGCAGAACATAATGGTTTTATTTGATAAAGCTAAGGATTTAGGATATGATTCAGCAGCCGTTAGTGGCCAAAAAAGTTTGGTAAGTGATGCTATTTTCGCACATGCACAAAAAATGTTACAGGCTGGAAAACAAGATGAGGCATTAGCTTCAGTAAATTATTTGTTAGAATTAGATCCTTCTAATCAACGGATGAGAGAGAATGCAGCAAACCTAGCTTACCGATCAGGTGATTTCAAAAGCGCTAAAGATAATTACCAGCAGTTATTAGATGAGGGCTATACGGGAATAGAAGAAACGGCTTTAGCAACTTCTTTGGGAAGTAATAAGGATGAAGTTTTTCCAAATCTAAAAACAGCTGAGGTTGCGGTAAAAACGGGTCAATATACTAATGCTCGATTAGAAAAATCTGATTCTAAGCTCGGCACAATTGTAACGAATTTAGCTTGGGTTTATAATAACAACGGTGAAAAACCAAAAGCTAAAAGCCTTGTAATGGAGATATTCGACAAATATCCAGAGGATGAAAGTTTAAAAATCGCAGCCGCAAATTTATATCTTTTGGTAGGTATGGAGGAAGAATATAAAAAAGCTGTTTCTAAAATGAATGAAGAAATTACAGATCCTGCAGTATATCAAAATTTAGCAGTAGCTGCTGCTGATAAAGAAAATTGGGATCAAGCTATAGATTACTACAATAAGAGTATAGAGTTAGATAACTCAAATTACGCAACTCAAAATAATTTAGCTGCGGCTTATATACAAAAAGGGAACTTAGAGGAAACTACAGCGGTTCAACAGAAAGAATACTATATGAATGCTGCTAAACATTATGAAAAAGTGCTTGAACTTAAGCCTGATATGGATTCTGCTAAAACGACATTAATTAGTATTTACAAAGCTTTTAATATGGACGATAAGGCAGCGGCTCTAGAGGCAGGTAACTAATTAAATTATTAAAAGAACTTTGATTTGAAACCCAGCAGTTGCTGGGTTTTTCTATACAATTTTTTTAATCATCCTCAGCTTATGAGAGTGACTGGAAGTATTTAAGTTAAATATTCCCGTTTGATCTAAACGGTCAATTCTAACCTTTCCATGCGCATGAATGATGTAATTATCTTTCATGATGATTCCAACATGAGTTATCAAACCTTCTGTGTTATCAAAAAATGCTAAATCGCCTGGATCTGACTCCTCTATAAAACTTAACACTTCTCCTTGCTTAGCTTGTTCACTGGCGTCTCTAGATAGGTAATAACCGTTCAGTTTATAAATTAGCTGAGTAAAGCCGCTACAGTCGATTCCCATATTTGAGCGACCACCCCATAAATAAGGTGTGTTTAACAATAACAAAGCTTCACTTACTAAATTTGACTTTTCATGCTGAACTTTTAAATTGGCAATATCTGTGGATGAAAAACTATCTCCTAGAAAAGTAGCAGACGATATTTGAGAGCCTATTAATATTGAACTAAGCGTTTGATTTGAATGGGTGACCGTGCTAATGGGATCTTTCGCGAAAGCGATATTATTTTTATCACTTAGATTCTTATAATCATTTTCTTGTATTTCTAGGTATTGCTTGTTGTCAATCCATCCTTCATAATGGTCATTGCTCAGACGTATGCGTGACCATTTTTTACGATATTCCAATACTTTAAAAACTTCTCCATACATCATCTGGGACACCATCTCACTAGTATCACTAGTTTCTTGTCGCATAGGTACAATGGATATAGGACAAATACCGTATTTCATCTAAAAGTGAGACTCGATAACTAAGGCTGAAGCTCCACCGCCACCATTACAAATTGCCGCAGCGCCTAATCTACCACCTTCATTTTTAAGTGTACTTAATAGAGTCGTGACTATGCGAGCACCGCTACATCCTAATGGATGACCCAATGAAACAGCTCCACCATAAACGTTTACGTTTTCATCATTGATGCCTAATAACTTCATATTGGCAAGTCCTACAACTGCAAACGCCTCGTTGAGCTCAATGAAATCCATATCCTTTAGTCCCAATTTGGCCTTATCCAACGCTTTTGGTAATGCTTTTGCTGGAGCGGTGGTAAATCTTTCTGGCTCTACAGATGCATCTGCATAGCTGATAATTGTGGCTAATGGCTCTATATTTAATTCTTTTGCTTTTTCCTCACTCATGAGAACCACTGCTGCAGCACCATCGTTTATAGTACTTGCGTTTGCAGCTGTTACCGTTCCATCTTTAGAAAATGCAGCTCTAAGTGATGGGATCTTATCCATTTTGACATTGGAAAATTCTTCATCAGTATCTACGATAATATCGTCACCTCTGCGTTGTTTTACAGCAACTGGAACCACTTCTTCTTTAAATTTTCCAGCTTGCCATGCCGCAGCAGATCGTTCATAGGATTGAATGGCAAATTTATCTTGATCCTCGCGAGAAAAACCATTTTCAGATGCACATAGATCTGCACAAACTCCCATGGCATTTTTATTATAGGCATCTACCAGCCCATCGCGCTGCATACCATCAATCATAGTTGCTGGTCCAAATTTCTGTGGGTTTCTCAAATTTAAATAGTGCGGTATCTGACTCATATTTTCCATACCACCCGCAACAATAACATCTTGATCACCTAACGCAATACATTGAGCTGCTAATATGATTGATTTCATACCACTTGCACACACTTTATTTACAGAAGTTGCTGGAACGTTATTAGAGATTCCAGCACCTAAAGAAGCTTGCTTTGCCGGAGACTGACCGGTGTTTGCTTGAACTACGTGACCCATTAAAACTTCTTGAACATGTTTAGGATCCAACCCGATTTTGTCAAGAGCGCCTTTAATTGCAATGGTGCCTAATTCAGTCGCTGGAACTGAACTCAGGGATCCCAAAAAGCTACCTATGGGTGTACGTGCGTATGAAACTATTACTACTTTTCTCATCGAGATGTTTTTTTGCGAAAATAATAATTTCAAGTTCTATTTTCTGTCAATAATATCTCAAAAGGTAACAATCCTTAATTGTACCTAATAATTATTTCGATAGTTGTTACTTTGCATTAATGAAGGCTTCTAAAAATAAATTGTACCAACATCAAGATCTGGCCATCAGAATATTTTTAGTTCTGTTTTGTACGGCCATCATAGTTTATTTCTTCCCTAAAAGCGATCGTTTTAAATATGACTATGCTCAAGGTGAGCCATGGGAATATGAAACGCTCTACTCACCGTTCCGGTTTGCAATCATGAAAGATGAGGAAGAACTCGCTGAAGAGAGACTGGAAGTAATTGAACAAACTCCTAGGCATTTTTATAGTACCAATGTTGATCAGAACGAGTTGTTAAATAATTATACGGAAAGTCTACAAGCAGGACTATCTGATAGCATTTATAATATTTATAACCGTAGGATTTACACTACCGCCAATGAATACCTGTCAAAGCTTTTAAAAAATGGATATCTGGAGGATGTACAGGATCTAAAGGATATTCATCCTATTGTATTGAAAACTGGTGATGATGAATTACAACAATTGACTTATGGTGACCTCGTGCTACCAAAAGAACTAAACCAACAAGTTGATGAATTATTTCAAGATTATCCCGATGAATTTAATGCAGTTCTTACACGCAGGCTTAAAGCGTTAATAGAGCCTAATATTTTTTATGATCAACCCATAACCGATCTTAATATCGAGAGTGAGCTTGAGAAAATATTACCTACTCGAGGTTTGATTGCTCAAAATTCCAGAATTATCGCTCAAGGCGAAATTGTAGAAGGCGACAAACTCCAGATACTTAATACTCTCAACAGTACTTACGAATCGCAAACATGGTCTGACTCCCAATATAACTGGAAATTATTAGGCTACGTGATTCTGGTAGGGATGGCGCTTACTATGCTTATGTTGTTTATAAAGAAATATAGAACAGAGGTCTACCAGAGTAATAAGAAGCTACTATTTATATACTTCAATATTTGTCTTTTTGCAATCCTAACAGCAGCTGTGGTAAAATTAGATGCTGTATTTGTATACATCGTTCCAGTGTGTATGTTACCACTAATAGTGAAAGCATTTTTTGATGCTCGTTTAGGATTGTTTAGTCATGTGATTATTATTTTCATATTGAGTTTTGTAATTCCATCTAGTGCTGAATATCTGTTTTTACAGATCATGGCTGGTATTGTGACGATTTTGTCGGGAAAAGAGATTTATAAGCGAGCGAACTTATTTGTCACCGTTGGTAAAATCGTTTTGGTTTATTTCATCTCTTATTTCGCATTCTATGCTGTATACCAAGGTGGAATAACTGGTTGGGAATGGGATAGGCTTCTTTATTTTACACTCTGCGGTTTAGCAATGCTATTTGTGTGGCCGTTGATCTATGTATTTGAAAAGATATTCAATTTGGTAAGTGACGTCTCCTTATTGGAGTTGTCAGATACAAATTCAAAATTACTGAAGGAACTTTCTAATAAAGCTCCTGGAACATTTCATCATTCCCTCAATGTTGCAAACATAGCAGAGACGATTGCAAATGAGGTAGGTGCAAACGCCATGCTGGTTAGAGTAGGAGCTTTGTATCATGATATTGGTAAGATGGCTAATCCAACTTATTTTACAGAAAATCAGGGTAATGGCATTAATCCTCACGATGATCTTGACCCAGAAGAAAGCGCTCAAATTATTATAGATCACGTAATTCACGGAGTAGAAATCGCCAAGAAAAATAATCTCCCAGATAGAATTATAGATTTTATTAGAACGCACCATGGCGATAGTCTAGTTTATTACTTTTATAAGAAAGAACAGGCAGATCATCCAGATCTGGATGAAAGCCTATTTAGATATCCTGGCCCACGACCTTATAGCTTAGAAACGGCGATTTTGATGATTTCTGATAGTGTAGAAGCCGCTTCTAAAAGTCTTAAGAGTCCTAGTAGTGTGGCTATTGATAAGCTTGTGGAAAGCATTATTACTTCACAGATGAATAATGGTCAATATCTTAATGCAGATATAACCTTAAAACAGATCGAGTCCATTAAAACTATCATCAAAAAGAAGCTCGCGAGCATGTATCATCTTCGCATAGAATATCCTGAGTAAATTCATTTAAAAAAAGTCAGGATTACTTGGGCAAAATATAAACATACCATACATTTGCATCCGCTTTCAGAAATGGTAGCCGTTCTTTAAAACTGGAGAGGTGCCAGAGTGGTAATGGAGCAGATTGCTAATCTGTCGACGGGTAACCGTCGCCAGGGTTCGAGTCCCTGTCTCTCCGCAAACGAATTAAGTCAGATCCGTAACTGACATAAATAAAAATCGGGGTGTAGCGTAGCCCGGTCATCGCGCCTGCTTTGGGAGCAGGAGGTCGCAGGTTCGAATCCTGCCACCCCGACGACGATCTAACAAGATCGCATCTTTAGCCCATCAAACGTTGTTTGATGGGCTTTTTGTTTCTTCCTGTTTTTCTCAGATATGCCTGCAAACGGAATCTATAAATTTTATTTTTCGGTTTGATTCATTGAGACTAGGTTTATTCTCATTTTAGCCGGTATTAAGGTTCAAATCGGATAACGGAATCTGAACTCTTTAGCACAAAGGTTTAAGAACTAAGTAATGGTTGTAGGATTTGTCCGCTTTCGCGAAAGCGATATCAAATTCACTTATTATTACATCGAGAATGTAGGTTACACTCGTGGAGGTTTTGTGAAACCTTTCTTTAGAATCATCCATTTAATTTATCAAATTCATAAATTGCAGGGAAACCCAGTACATGGAACAGAACCTGCACGAGTCAAGGAAATCCTATGAGAAGGATGCTTTATTAGAGGAAAATCTCTCGAACGATCCTTTTGAAGTTTTTTCCAAATGGTTTCAAGATGCCGAAAATGATGATGGAGTAGAAGAGGCTAATGCGATGGGAATCTCGACAATTGGTAGCGATGGATTTCCTAAATCTCGCATCGTTTTACTCAAAGAAATTAAGGATAACCGATTCATTTTTTATACCAACTACACTTCAGAAAAGGCTGTTTCCATTGCTAATGACAAGCATATCTGCATTCATTTTTTCTGGCCTAGTCTGGAACGTCAGGTGATTATAAAGGCCATATCCCAAAAGGCATCCCGAGAAAAGTCAGCATCTTATTTTAATTCTAGACCACGTGGTAGCCAGCTGGGAGCTTGGGCAAGTCATCAAACTAATGTCATAGAATCCCGAGAAGAGCTGGAAAAACAACTTCAAGAAGTGGAAGAGCGATTCAAAGATCAAGATGTACCACTTCCAGAATTTTGGGGTGGATTTGAGTGTGAACCCGTTTCATTTGAGTACTGGCAAGGACGACCCAACCGTTTGCACGATCGCATTCTTTTTGATAAACTTAATGGTGATTGGAATTCTAAAAGACTTCAACCTTAATGAAAAAATTGATTATCACCAGACACGGGAAATCCAGTTGGGAGTTTGATGTTCGCGATCACGATAGACCATTGATCCAAAAAGGAATTGATGATGCACATACTATTGGTAACGCTTTGAAAGAGTTGAATACGAGTCCAGATTTAATCCTATCAAGTACTGCGGCAAGAGCGTTGCAAACAGCTACTATCATTACAGAATATATTGATTACCAGCTTAAGAAACTTAAATTGACCAGAGACTTATACACTTTCAACTGGAACGAGCAATTGAAGGTTCTTAAAGATCTTGATAACGATATTGACACCTGTATGATCGTTTCCCACAATCACGGCCTCACTGACCTTGCAGGAATAATAGGCTCTGAACGCTTTTCCAATATTCCTACCACAGGTGTAGTTATTATTGAGTTTCCAGTCGATGATTGGTCTCAGATTAATAAAGGTAATACTACATTTCACCTATTTCCCAAAAACATCCAATGAGCAACGAATATTATAATAGAGAATTAAGCTGGCTCAAATTCAATGCTAGAGTATTACAGGAAGCCAACGATCCAACTGTACCGCTAATTGAGAGATTGAGGTTTCTTGGGATTTTCTCTAATAATCTTGATGAATTTTTCAAAGTACGCTATGCTACCATACAGCGTATTTATCGAGCTGGAAAAAATGCTACAAAATCACTGGGTGGAATATCTGCCGGTGATTTGTTGAATGAGATCAATGAGGCGGTAATTAAGGATCAAACGTTGAGTTTCCAGATATTGAATGATCTGGAGCAGGAACTAGGTAAAGAAAATATCATCATTGTTGATGAACAAGAGATTCTTAAGGAGCATGAAGATTTTATACGACAATACTTCAATGAGAAGGTGAGTCCAGCTCTAGGCGTCATCATGATCGATGAGACCACGACATTCCCACCACTACAGGATGGAATGGGATATCTCGCCGTGAGAATGACTTTTGCCAAGGATAAGATCAAACACGCCTTGATTGAAAAGCCAAAACACTTGAATAGATTTGTGGTGTTACCAGATCTCAATGATGGCAAACAGTATATTATTCTGATTGATGATTTGATCAGACACCGCATGCATTATTTATTTAGCATCTTTGAATATCAGCACATACAGGCGCATATGATCAAGGTGACTCTTGATGCAGAATTAGACATGGATCTTGATCTTAAAAAGAGTCTATTAGAAAAAATCAGGGATAGTGTGTATGATCGCAAGGATGGCGATCCAGTAAGATTTGTATTTGATAGGGAAATTCATCCAGAGACGATTGATCTTATCATGAGCAAGCTTGATATTGATGATACAGACTCGATCATACCTAGTGGTAGGTACCATAACAGGAGAGACTATCTTAAGTTCCCAAGTTTAGGCAGGCAAGATTTGCTCTATCAAAAGCAAACCGCACTACCTATTAAAGGAATTGATATCAAAGGATCACTTTTGAAACGAATCGCACAAAAGGATATTCTTCAATATGCACCATATCACACCTTTGCAAATACTACTAAATTCTTGCGGGAAGCTGCACTGGACCCTAAGGTGGAAGAGATAAAAATCACTATTTACCGCCTAGCAGAGGTTTCGCAGATTGCTGGTTCTTTAGTGAATGCGGCAAAGAATGGTAAATCAGTAACTGTTTCCATAGAGTTGCAGGCCAGGTTTGATGAGCAGGCAAACATCAATTATGCAGAATTGATGCAGGAAGAGGGCATAAAAATGATTTTTGGCGTGCCTGGTTTAAAAGTTCATTGTAAGGCTTGTATGATAACCAGACGTGAGAACGATAAGCTCATGCGTTATGGTTTTATAAGCACTGGGAATTTCAATGAGGCAACCGCTGGCATCTATACAGACTACACACTTTTCACAGCAGATCGTAAAATTTTAAAAGAAGTAGAACGTGTTTTTGAGTTCTTTGAAGTCAATTACAAGCAGCACAAATACAAGCACCTATTAGTTAGTCCCAATTTCCTAAGACCAGGTATAGAGCGATTGGTTCGTCGTGAGATCGCTTTCGCGAAAGCGGGAAAACCAGCAAAAATTCGTCTCAAACTCAACTCGTTTTCTGACTACAGCATGATTGACCTATTCTATGAGGCATCACGTGCTGGCGTTAAGATTGAATTGATCGTTCGCGGTATATGCTGTATTATTCCTGGCGTGAAAGGTATGAGCGAGAACATAAAAGCCATAAGTATTGTGGACCGCTATTTGGAACATCCACGCGTCTACTACTTTCACAATGACGGTGATCCAGCAGTATATATCTCAAGCGCAGACTTTATGCAACGCAATCTAGATAGCCGTGTGGAAATCGCATGTCCTATCTATGACGAGGATATTAAAAAAGAAATTCTTGAGACGCTGGATATTTGTTGGAACGATAATGTCAAAGCGCGTGTACTTGATAAAACGCAATCCAATAAATATGTCAAAAACAACAAAGCCGAATTAAGATCTCAATATGCCACTTATGAATATTACAAAGCCAAAAATCAAAGCTAATGGGATTTAAAACTGAGAAATATGCCGCTATTGATATAGGTTCCAATGCGATTAGATGTTTGATAGCCACGGTCAATTTATTTGATGATCTAGCTCCAGTTTTCAAAAAAACGAGTTTAGTTCGAGTACCAATCCGTTTGGGTCAGGATGTTTTTACTAAAGGAGAGATATCTGATTACAACCAGAAGCGTATGGTACAAACAATGAAGGCTTATAAACATTTAATGGATGTTCATGAGATTTTGGATTATAAGGCTTATGCTACTAGTGCCATGCGTGACGCGACAAATGGAAAAGAGGTGTCTCGTAAAATTAGAAAGGAAGCCGGCATCGATATTGAAATCATTGACGGTTCCCACGAGGCTGCCATCATCGCGATGACAGACTTGCATAGCATTATTGATCAGGAAAAAGTTTATTTGTACGTCGACGTTGGTGGTGGTAGTACAGAATTTACTCTTTTTGCTAACGGTCACGCCGTTGAATCAAAATCCTTCAAAATAGGAACAGTACGTCTCCTAAATGACATGGTAAAAAGTTCCCTGTGGACCGAAGCAGAAAACTGGGTAAAACAAGTTTGTGAGCCATACAATCGAATTGAACTCATAGGTTCAGGTGGTAATATCAATAACATATTCAAGAATAGCGGTAAGGCTTATGGCAAGCCATTATCATATTTCTATATGACTAGTTATTATGAAAAGCTACAAAGCTATACTTATGAAGAACGTATCTATCATCTAGCGCTTAATCAGGATAGGGCAGACGTTATCATTCCAGCCTGTAGAATCTATTTAAGATCCATGAAATGGAGCGAGGCAAAGAATATTCACGTTCCTAAAATTGGACTCACTGACGGCATCATTAAATCCATCTATAATTCAAAAACCCAAAATACTGCGCTATAGGCGATTTTTTAATTACTTTTAAAAATTATTACAGAGAACAGACTAAAATAAAAACATGAAACAATTTTTACCATTCATAATGCTTGCGCTTATATCAAGCACAGCAATAGCTCAATATAGAACTGAAACGAAGTTTGGGATACGTTTGGGCGCCAATTATTCTGATCTGGAAACCAATTTGTTAGAAGATCCAGAATCTCGTATCGCACCAGCCGTGATTTTCTTTTCAGAAATTCCGCTGGGAAACACATTTGCTCTAGTTCCAGAAATTGGCTTTAGCGCACTTGGAGCAAAAGAAGATGAGGTAGAAGGAATCAATGGTAATGATGATAGATTAAAAACTAACTACTTGACGGGTGGATTATTAGCTCAAGTCAACATCGCACGTTTCCTATATTTAAATGTAGGTGGACAGCTGGCTTTGAACGTTTCAGAAAACGATAGAGGTGATTATTACGATGGCGATTATCAGGCAATAGGTGGCTTAGGGATTAAGATAACTAATGGTTTGAGCATTGATGCGAGATATGGTTATGGTTTCAATAATGTTTTTGAAGGCGATTTAGGAGCTCAAGGATTTGAGGCAGAAAATCGTTTCTATCAATTGACACTTTCCTACAGAATGTAAGATAATATCGCTTTCGCGAAAGCGAATAAAACAAAAGCCGCATCCATAAGATGCGGCTTTTGTTTTGACACTTTTCAAGTTATTAAAACTCTAGATTGAACGTCCTGCGTAGTAAATCAACCGCTGGGTTTTTCTCTGCCAACTTATTGAATTTGTCCTGATCTGTATAGATGTATTTCTTGGTTACCGTTTTGTCAACTTCTATTTCGAAATCAATTAAATAATTGTTCAGTTCCCTTTTGAGATATTCTAAGATTTGGCCTTTATCCTTTTCAAGGTCCTCTTTCATGGAAGCGTTGGGGAACTTGAGGTGAATTGTAGTTCCTTTCAATCTTGGTTGGTCAATTCCTAAAATACTGGATAAGATAAAGTCGCCTCTTTCTTTGAGATGATCTGCATATTTGTTCCATACCATCGTCAATTCTTCCTGAGAGAATTCTTTTTCAGGCAAACGATCAGATGATGTAGTTGCATCTTTCTGATTTTCTAGCATCTCCTTTTTGCGCTCCATTCCTTGAATAGAGAGTGAGCTCACTCGTTTTTGACCTTTTTGAAGTAGCGCTTTACGTTTTTCGGCTAGCGATATTTGATCCTCACTTGAAGACGCATCAGTTTTAGATGAGGGTTCAGAGGTTTTGTTTGGAGTAGAAGGTTCCGGAACATCTTCGAGATCTGCGACACTATTCATTGCAGGGACTTTTGTACTAGTTTCCTGAATGGATTCATCTGATTGCTTTTCTGGTTGTTGGCTATAGTTTGATTTATCAACTACAGGTTCTGCAACTACAGCATTTTCAAAGGTTTTAGCTGGTAGTATGTACGTTAGAGGCTTTTTTTTTTCGCCAGATTCTGGCAGTAGGATAGAGGCAAGCTGCATCAAACACAACTCAACCAGCAATCGCTGATTGCGACTGTTGCGATATTTTAAATCTGCATTATTAGTGATTTCAATAGCAGTTTTTAAAAATTCAAGATCTGTTTTCCTGGATTGTTCTAGATATTTCTGCTTTGTGGATTCTCCTAACTCCAGTAAAACGATAGTGCGCTCATCTTTGCACACCATCAGATCTCTGAAATGCGAAGCAAGCCCGCTCAAGAAATGT
Protein-coding sequences here:
- a CDS encoding DNA polymerase III subunit gamma/tau is translated as MEPFIVSARKYRPETFEDVVGQSAITKTLENAIESNHLAQALLFTGPRGVGKTTCARILAKKINQHNVEYDANEDFAFNIFELDAASNNSVDGIRELIAQVRIPPQVGKYKIYIIDEVHMLSSAAFNAFLKTLEEPPAHAIFILATTEKHKIIPTILSRCQIFDFKRITVSDMREHLKKIAIKEGIDADEEALQIIAQKADGALRDSLSIFDRVVSFSGKDLTVQAVTENLNVLDRDTYFSMTSLILENNIPQLLIDYDQIMVKGFDGQHFLSGLASHFRDLMVCKDERTIVLLELGESTKQKYLEQSRKTDLEFLKTAIEITNNADLKYRNSRNQRLLVELCLMQLASILLPESGEKKKPLTYILPAKTFENAVVAEPVVDKSNYSQQPEKQSDESIQETSTKVPAMNSVADLEDVPEPSTPNKTSEPSSKTDASSSEDQISLAEKRKALLQKGQKRVSSLSIQGMERKKEMLENQKDATTSSDRLPEKEFSQEELTMVWNKYADHLKERGDFILSSILGIDQPRLKGTTIHLKFPNASMKEDLEKDKGQILEYLKRELNNYLIDFEIEVDKTVTKKYIYTDQDKFNKLAEKNPAVDLLRRTFNLEF